CCCATTGAGTGGATCCGATGCGCTCGAGGTCTCGTGTAACATCTACTTCTACACCCTCGGAAGACGACTCAATGCGGACGGTATTGTGCAGGCGTACGACATGTTCGGTGTCGGACCGAAGCATCCGTTGCACTTTGGGCTTGGGCGGGAGTTTGTTCCCGATCCAAGCACGCGCATCAACGGGTCGAAGATCGATCAGACCGATGCGACATTCATGGGCATCGGGCAGGGGCCGATCGAGTGGACGCCTGTGCATGCTGCGAGTGCGTACTGCACGCTTGCGCGGGGAGGTGTGTATATCGCACCAACAATCCGCATGGATGCGTCGCCAGAAATACACAATATTGGAATGCGTACGTCCTCGATTGACGAAGCGCTCGAGGGACTCGATCGATCGGTCAACGGAAGACACGGCACTGGCAGGCGCGTTGATACCGTGACAGGTGAGCACGTGTTCAATGTGCCTGGTGTGCGCGTGTGGGGCAAGACTGGTACGGCCGATGCGCCGTATGTCACGGTTGAGCCAGACCCCGACGGTGCAGAGGGACCTGAGCGCGCACAAATTGAGGAGTATGGCGACCACGCGTGGTACGTTGTGCTTGCAGGGTCAAATCGTGGACAGAACTCGCGCCCCGAATATGCGGTTGCGGTTGTTGTGGATCATGGCGGCTCGGGCGGTCGTGTTGCAGGGCCTGTTGTGAACCAGATTCTGCACGCGCTTGTTCACGAGGGGTACATCGAGCCGGGCGAAGTCGACGATTCGCAGAAGCCGATCCAGCCGCCCCCGGGGCAGGCACCACAGACACCAAACCGTGGTCCCAACAGAACCTTGTCGATGCAGGATGCGCATCGTGATTGGTAATCTTGCAAAGCGGTTTATTGAGAGTGTGCGCGAGCGGAACATCCGCTGGGTGAATCCCGCGTGGATCTGTGTTGCGAGCGGATTGATGCTCACCGTGCTCGGCGCGTACGCGATCGACATCGCGGCTGGCCAGGTAGAGAACGGGAGCGGATTATTCGTATCAGGTCGAAGCAGGAACCAGATCATGACTGGGCTGCTTGCGATCGGGCTTGCGGTGTGTGTTGCGATCCCGAATCCGAAACGGGCGAAGCGACTGGCTGTCCCATTGTTTCTGCTGATGCTGGTTGTGCTGTTCTTTTTGCTGGTGCCGTTCGTGCCTCGGTCGATTGTGCGGCCGAGGAATGGTGCGAGATCGTGGATCGACTTCGGGCCAATCAATGTGCAGCCGTCCGAGATCGCAAAGATCGCGTACGTGCTGACACTTGCGTGGTGGTTATGCGCAACGCGTGAGCATCGCAAGCTGACGGGCTTGCTGTTTCCTGCGATCATCACATTTCTGCCTGCGGGGCTGATCACGCTCCAGCCGGACCTTGGCACAGCTTCACTCTTTGCGCCGACGCTCGTGCTGATGCTGGTGACCGCGGGAGCGAAACTCAAACACATCTTTGGCGTGTTGCTGATCGCATTACTGCTCGCGCCGGCAACCTACCCGTTTCTCAAGCCACACCAGAAGCAGCGCATCCAGGGCATCGTGATGCTGTTCAAGGGGGATTCCACCGGCAGCGATGATATCAACTTTCAGCAGCTGACAGCGCAGCGCATCACGGGCGCAGGGAAAGTGCTCGGCAACGACGAGGCATCAGCACGATCGCTGGTCGAGTACAACCGGCTCCCGGAGAGCGAAACCGACATGATCTACGCGGTGATCGTCAACCGGTTTGGCGTGTTTGGTGGGTTGTTCGTGCTTTGGCTCTATTCGATGTGGGTGCTCGGCGCTGCGTGGGTGGCCATGCTGAACCGCGAGGGGTTCGGGCGGTTGATCGTGGTTGGGTTTCTCGCGATGATCGCGTTCCAGGTGGTGATCAATATCGGGATGACCCTCGGGCTGGTGCCGATCATCGGGATCACACTCCCGTTTCTGAGTTATGGCAGATCGAGCCTGATCGCGACGTGGCTGATGACAGGACTGGTGCTTGCGGTGGGTTTGCGCCGTCAGAAGCCGACGCAGCGTGTTTCGTTTGAATACGCTGATGACGATGCCTGAACGTCGCAACCGAACACCATCTCTAAAGACTGAGCAATCGCACACTGCGACGATGGGTGCATTGTTGCATGATGGCTCAATCCAACCGTTGGTACCGACAGAAACGTTCGACTCTATGGTGCGAGATGCGCAGATCGAGCTTTCTGATGGAGAGCGCGAGAAACTCGGTTTGTTCCTTGCTGGGCTATTGAAGGTCAACGAGGTTGTAAACCTGACAGCGATTCGTGATGCAGAGACCGCGTGGATCAAGCACATCTACGACGCGGTTTCTTTGCTGCCGGTGTTTGCGAGTCTGCCCGAGACCGAATCAATGAAGATCGTTGATGTCGGCTCGGGTTGTGGCGTGCCGGGGATTCCGCTTGCCATCTGTATACCAAATGCGCAGATGACGCTGCTCGAATCGACGGGCCGCAAGTGTGCGTTTTTATCTGCGATATGTTCGATGCTCGACTTGTCGAATGTCTCGGTAGCGCAGCAGCGTGCTGAGGACATGGGGACTTCCGTTGCTCGGAGCAAGCAGGATGGTTCCCGGCGAGAAACATTTGATGTTGCGGTGTGCAGAGCGGTGGGGCGGGTTGCGGTTGCACTAGAGTTGATGGTGCCGTTGGTGCGAGTTGGTGGGCATCTTGTTCTTGTAAAGGGGCAGGCAGCGGACGAGGAACTTGCCGAAGCAAACCACGCAATGCGGACGCTGACGGTTGACCATCTTGGCACGATCGACACGCCGACGGGGCGCATCGTTGTGCTGGAAAAGCGTGGCAGAACGCCACGGCAATATCCGCGCAAGGCTGGCGAGCCCGCAAGAAACCCGCTTGTCCCTGCGTCGTACAAACAAAGAGGCGCGCAAGAGGATGCGAGCGCATGAGTGAAGAGCCCATGCAATCTGCGCATGCATCTGTTGCTGATCTGCTTGGGCCGGACGGTCCTATTGCAGCGTTTCTTGGCGATCGGTTCGAGGCTCGCGAGCAGCAGGGCGTGATGGCAGAAGCTGTTGCGCGAACTTTCGAAAAGCGGGAGACGTTGTGCGTTGAAGCGGGGACAGGAACCGGCAAGAGCTTCGCGTATCTGGTCCCTGCGATTCTCAGGTGTCTGCATCGTGGCGAGCGCTGCGTGATCGCAACCAACACCATCGCGCTGCAGGAACAGCTCGCGCAGCGCGATATTCCGCGCCTGCTTGCAACGCTCGGCGCAAAGGATGTGCAGGTTGAAGAAGGAGCAGACCCGTTTGCGTGGAAGGGTGAGATTCGTGCCGAGCTGGTCAAGGGGCGCAACAACTATGTGAGCATTCGCCGGCTCGAACTCGCATCGCATCGGCAGGAAAAACTCTTTGCATCGGACGATCGACGCATTGATCTGATGCGTGCGCAGGAATGGGCGTACCAGACAGGTGACGGTTCGCTTGCGTCGTGGAAGTCGCCGCCACATCCAGAGGTGTGGGAGCAGATCGTCAGCGACCGGAACAACTGCAAGGGCAAGCGCTGCCCGTACTTTGACAAGTGCTTCTATCAGAACGCGCGCAGACGCGCGGAGCAGGCGCACATTCTCGTGTGCAACCACGCGGTGTTCTTTGCTGATCTTGCGTTGCGCGCGCAGGGCGTGACGTTCCTGCCCCGATACGACCATGTTGTGATCGACGAAGCGCACATGATCGAGGATGTTGCGTCTGACCACCTTGGCCTGATGCTGGGTGAGGGGCCGGTCCATCACATGCTGCGCACGCTGTATGATCTGAAGCGTCAGTCGGGGATGCTCGACGGGATCCGCACGAAGGACGGCTCGACATCTCTTCCTGATCGCGTGATCAGGCGTGTGCTTGAGACGCGCGACGCAGCGGAGCGGTTCTTTGCTGAGTGGCGGCGTCTTCTTGCAACGGGAAGGCTCGGGTCCGGTCGTGTGCGTTCGCCGGGGATTGTTGCAAACTCACTTTCAGAGCCGTTGCGTGAACTTGCCAGCTCGCTTGCGCAGCTGCGCGATATCTGTGCGAGCGAGGACGACGGTGCGGACATGGACGCGATGTCACGCCGCGCGACAGAACTCTCCATCGCGTGCGAATCGTTCTGCGATCAGACACTGTTGGGATACGCGTACTGGGTGGAATCAGAGGGCGGTCGCGGGAAGCACGCGCGGGTGAAGCTCTGTTGCTCGCCGGTCAAACTCGGGCCGGTGTTGCGGGAGCGGTTGTTTGAGCAGGGATGGGGTGTTGTGCTGACAAGCGCGACGATGACCACCCGGGCGCAGCTAACCGAGGATACCGACACACAGATCGATGGACACACGGACACGCGATTTGCGCATCTGCTCGATAGGCTTGGATGCGGCGAAGCGCAGACACTCTCGCTCGGGAGTCCGTTCGACTTCGCGAATCAGCTCAAGGTGCTGGTCGATCCGACCATGCCCGATCCGCGCGCACAGGGGTATGTTGATGCGCTTGCATCGCGCATCATGCAGCAGACAAGAGCACACGATGGCAGGACAATGACATTGTTCACGAGCTTTGCAACGCTCGAAGCGGTTGCCGATGCTGTCTACGAAGATGCGGAGGTTGCCGGGATTGAGGTGCTGGTGCAGCGGCCTGGCGCATCGCGAAGCCTGTTGATCGAGCAGTTTCTTGCACATCCTCGTGCGCTGCTCTTAGGAGCAGCATCGTTCTGGCAGGGTGTTGATATTCCCGGCGATGATCTGCGATGCGTGATTCTGACGCGCCTGCCGTTCGAGCCGCCGGATCGGCCATTGACCGAAGCCCGGATCGAACAGATCGAGGCTGAGGGCGGGAACGGTTTTCGCGATGATGCGCTCCCGAGAGCGATTCTGCGGTTCAGGCAGGGGATGGGCCGGTTGATCCGCTCGCACGCCGACACGGGCACGCTGGTGGTGCTGGACTCACGGATCGTCAAGTCGTCGTACGGAAGGCTGTTCCGGAACGCGATCCCAGCAGACGTGCGGATCGAATCCATGGCGTACGAGGACGAGATCGCGTAGGACGCGGGCGGCAGTTCCCTCGGTCTGTCAGGATCATTCGTACATAACTACAAACATAATACAAACAGAATGGACCAAAAGAGGGGATCTGTCTAGGCTCTGCGTCTTTCTCGCACGTTTGCCCTATGAAAGGACAACATGCTCGGTCGGATCTTTAAGGCGTATGACGTTCGGGGCACCTACCCGGATCTTCTTAACGACACCATGGGCTGGCAGA
Above is a genomic segment from Phycisphaeraceae bacterium containing:
- a CDS encoding FtsW/RodA/SpoVE family cell cycle protein, whose translation is MIGNLAKRFIESVRERNIRWVNPAWICVASGLMLTVLGAYAIDIAAGQVENGSGLFVSGRSRNQIMTGLLAIGLAVCVAIPNPKRAKRLAVPLFLLMLVVLFFLLVPFVPRSIVRPRNGARSWIDFGPINVQPSEIAKIAYVLTLAWWLCATREHRKLTGLLFPAIITFLPAGLITLQPDLGTASLFAPTLVLMLVTAGAKLKHIFGVLLIALLLAPATYPFLKPHQKQRIQGIVMLFKGDSTGSDDINFQQLTAQRITGAGKVLGNDEASARSLVEYNRLPESETDMIYAVIVNRFGVFGGLFVLWLYSMWVLGAAWVAMLNREGFGRLIVVGFLAMIAFQVVINIGMTLGLVPIIGITLPFLSYGRSSLIATWLMTGLVLAVGLRRQKPTQRVSFEYADDDA
- the rsmG gene encoding 16S rRNA (guanine(527)-N(7))-methyltransferase RsmG, which translates into the protein MPERRNRTPSLKTEQSHTATMGALLHDGSIQPLVPTETFDSMVRDAQIELSDGEREKLGLFLAGLLKVNEVVNLTAIRDAETAWIKHIYDAVSLLPVFASLPETESMKIVDVGSGCGVPGIPLAICIPNAQMTLLESTGRKCAFLSAICSMLDLSNVSVAQQRAEDMGTSVARSKQDGSRRETFDVAVCRAVGRVAVALELMVPLVRVGGHLVLVKGQAADEELAEANHAMRTLTVDHLGTIDTPTGRIVVLEKRGRTPRQYPRKAGEPARNPLVPASYKQRGAQEDASA
- a CDS encoding DEAD/DEAH box helicase family protein, giving the protein MSEEPMQSAHASVADLLGPDGPIAAFLGDRFEAREQQGVMAEAVARTFEKRETLCVEAGTGTGKSFAYLVPAILRCLHRGERCVIATNTIALQEQLAQRDIPRLLATLGAKDVQVEEGADPFAWKGEIRAELVKGRNNYVSIRRLELASHRQEKLFASDDRRIDLMRAQEWAYQTGDGSLASWKSPPHPEVWEQIVSDRNNCKGKRCPYFDKCFYQNARRRAEQAHILVCNHAVFFADLALRAQGVTFLPRYDHVVIDEAHMIEDVASDHLGLMLGEGPVHHMLRTLYDLKRQSGMLDGIRTKDGSTSLPDRVIRRVLETRDAAERFFAEWRRLLATGRLGSGRVRSPGIVANSLSEPLRELASSLAQLRDICASEDDGADMDAMSRRATELSIACESFCDQTLLGYAYWVESEGGRGKHARVKLCCSPVKLGPVLRERLFEQGWGVVLTSATMTTRAQLTEDTDTQIDGHTDTRFAHLLDRLGCGEAQTLSLGSPFDFANQLKVLVDPTMPDPRAQGYVDALASRIMQQTRAHDGRTMTLFTSFATLEAVADAVYEDAEVAGIEVLVQRPGASRSLLIEQFLAHPRALLLGAASFWQGVDIPGDDLRCVILTRLPFEPPDRPLTEARIEQIEAEGGNGFRDDALPRAILRFRQGMGRLIRSHADTGTLVVLDSRIVKSSYGRLFRNAIPADVRIESMAYEDEIA